One stretch of Dissulfurimicrobium hydrothermale DNA includes these proteins:
- the fliF gene encoding flagellar basal-body MS-ring/collar protein FliF — protein sequence MPTPQEALEQIKKLSQNLTLRQKVVAASVVALAFAVFGVIFFIANRPVYKPLYSDLSPQDAAEITAWLKKESVPYQLYNDGTAIRVPEEKIYDVRLSLAGAGLPRGSVGFEIFDLTNLGVTDFVQHVNYQRALQGELEKTISRFPQIRSVRVLLALPQESLFTSEKKEPTASVVLQLKPGEELSRNQIKGIVHLVASAVPRLKKENVSVVDTDGGVLYDSKDQENDQSLMTNTQLAYQKKLEDYYRHKIQSMLEDVLGPNKAVVRVATDVDFDQVQTSEDRYDPDQTAVRSEQKISEIDTSQENAGGVAGVKGGLADKLQGNVTGPAATNTGAGGAPPALIRQKTQDTSNYEITRIQRQINASIGKLKKISVAVMVDGSYLPKGKELVYTPRSQEELANLDRIVKAAIGFDPKRGDEVSVVNVPFKAQQPEGKAPSKLFELASYFATPFMNIILAVLFIVFVLRPLFNRYVLKPRGKEEAGAVPSGARTGEGETGEGEFEFPPPPVIHPIPDARERLREMANAYPERAAALVKIWLREKAEAGGTKNA from the coding sequence ATGCCTACTCCCCAGGAGGCGCTTGAACAGATAAAAAAACTTTCTCAGAACCTGACACTGCGCCAGAAGGTTGTCGCTGCGAGTGTTGTCGCCTTGGCGTTTGCGGTCTTCGGGGTCATCTTTTTTATTGCAAACCGCCCTGTCTACAAACCGCTCTACTCTGATCTCTCACCCCAGGATGCAGCTGAGATTACCGCATGGCTGAAGAAGGAATCCGTGCCCTATCAGTTGTATAACGACGGCACCGCCATACGTGTTCCAGAGGAAAAGATCTATGATGTAAGGCTGTCTTTGGCTGGCGCCGGGCTTCCGAGGGGAAGTGTAGGTTTCGAGATATTTGATCTGACCAACCTCGGCGTCACTGATTTTGTGCAGCATGTGAATTACCAACGGGCGCTTCAAGGGGAGCTTGAAAAGACCATCTCGAGGTTTCCTCAGATACGCAGCGTAAGGGTACTGTTGGCCCTGCCGCAGGAATCGCTTTTTACAAGCGAGAAAAAGGAACCAACGGCCTCTGTTGTGCTCCAACTGAAACCAGGCGAAGAGCTTTCCAGAAATCAGATAAAGGGTATAGTCCATCTGGTGGCTAGCGCCGTCCCAAGGCTTAAGAAAGAGAACGTGTCTGTGGTCGATACAGATGGAGGCGTGCTTTATGACAGTAAAGATCAGGAAAACGACCAGTCTTTGATGACGAATACCCAGCTTGCATATCAGAAAAAACTGGAAGATTACTACAGGCATAAGATTCAAAGCATGCTGGAAGATGTTTTGGGGCCTAACAAGGCCGTCGTGAGGGTTGCGACTGATGTAGATTTTGACCAGGTCCAGACAAGTGAGGACCGCTACGACCCTGATCAGACGGCGGTACGAAGTGAACAAAAGATCAGCGAGATAGATACGTCGCAAGAAAATGCTGGCGGCGTGGCTGGCGTAAAGGGGGGGCTTGCGGACAAGCTGCAGGGCAACGTCACAGGCCCTGCCGCGACCAATACTGGCGCCGGTGGCGCGCCTCCCGCCTTGATCAGACAAAAGACCCAGGATACCTCAAATTATGAGATCACTAGGATACAGAGACAGATAAACGCCTCCATTGGCAAGCTCAAAAAGATATCGGTCGCCGTCATGGTCGATGGTTCTTACCTTCCAAAGGGCAAGGAGCTTGTGTATACGCCGAGGTCTCAGGAGGAGTTGGCCAATCTCGATCGTATCGTAAAGGCCGCCATTGGATTTGATCCCAAACGTGGGGACGAAGTAAGTGTTGTCAACGTGCCGTTCAAGGCCCAGCAGCCCGAAGGAAAGGCCCCGTCGAAGTTGTTCGAGCTGGCCTCGTACTTTGCGACGCCTTTCATGAATATTATCTTAGCTGTCCTCTTCATTGTATTTGTGTTGCGCCCGCTGTTCAATCGCTACGTCCTCAAACCTCGCGGCAAGGAAGAGGCGGGGGCCGTTCCGTCTGGTGCACGCACGGGCGAGGGTGAGACTGGAGAAGGGGAGTTTGAGTTTCCACCACCGCCGGTCATCCATCCGATACCAGACGCTAGAGAGAGATTGAGGGAGATGGCGAATGCATATCCTGAAAGGGCGGCCGCTTTGGTAAAGATATGGCTGAGAGAGAAAGCTGAGGCGGGTGGTACAAAAAATGCCTAG
- the fliE gene encoding flagellar hook-basal body complex protein FliE, with amino-acid sequence MKISGPAEMSTGGNKGASGIGNGENGTQRRGGFGDILTKAVEGVNSDMVRAQELAELSAAGQPVDTAQVMISAAKADISFNLLVQMRNKIISAYEEVMRMQF; translated from the coding sequence ATGAAAATAAGCGGTCCTGCCGAGATGTCGACGGGTGGCAATAAGGGCGCATCGGGGATTGGAAACGGGGAAAACGGTACGCAGAGACGCGGTGGATTTGGCGATATTTTGACCAAGGCCGTCGAGGGCGTAAATAGCGATATGGTCCGCGCACAAGAGCTCGCGGAACTGAGTGCAGCCGGTCAGCCTGTGGATACGGCACAGGTAATGATAAGCGCAGCCAAGGCCGACATCTCGTTTAATCTCCTCGTGCAAATGCGGAATAAGATCATTTCTGCATATGAAGAGGTAATGAGGATGCAGTTCTAG
- the flgC gene encoding flagellar basal body rod protein FlgC translates to MNLFTAIKISAYGLSAERTRLGVAAMNLANADVTKTVDGGPYRPKSVVFSAEPYNKTGQGGGGVSFADRFSQGLDALQVVKVAKIVEDKDPFREVYDPNNPDADQNGMVKLPNVNVMEQMVDIMTASRAYEANVTAINTAKSMALKTLEIGK, encoded by the coding sequence ATGAATCTCTTTACAGCCATTAAGATAAGCGCCTACGGGCTTTCCGCAGAGAGGACGAGGCTTGGTGTGGCAGCGATGAACCTAGCCAACGCGGACGTCACAAAGACCGTTGACGGTGGACCTTACAGGCCCAAGTCGGTGGTCTTTTCGGCCGAGCCGTATAACAAGACGGGTCAGGGAGGCGGCGGGGTGTCTTTTGCCGACAGGTTCTCGCAAGGGCTTGACGCGCTTCAGGTCGTAAAGGTCGCCAAGATAGTAGAAGACAAAGATCCTTTCAGGGAGGTCTATGACCCCAACAATCCCGATGCAGATCAGAATGGCATGGTGAAGCTGCCGAATGTGAATGTTATGGAGCAGATGGTGGACATCATGACCGCTTCAAGGGCCTATGAGGCGAATGTCACCGCCATAAATACGGCCAAGTCAATGGCGCTTAAGACACTTGAGATAGGCAAGTAA
- the flgB gene encoding flagellar basal body rod protein FlgB — protein sequence MKQLFGRIFNTLERAIELETLRNTVITSNITNLDTPGYKAKDVPFKEIMARYLDNPPGGLAMSLKAPSQGHMISMGGSSLAVTDKAHIQTAGGSYGADAVVVRSDERGTPNNVDLDSEMAELAINNIRFQETVQSLIKQFEMLKTAITEGGKV from the coding sequence GTGAAGCAGCTTTTCGGCAGGATATTCAATACGTTAGAGCGGGCTATCGAGCTTGAGACCCTGAGGAATACGGTCATCACTTCAAACATAACAAATCTCGATACGCCAGGTTACAAGGCAAAAGATGTCCCTTTTAAGGAGATAATGGCACGTTATTTGGACAATCCTCCGGGCGGGTTGGCTATGTCCTTGAAGGCGCCATCGCAAGGTCATATGATTTCTATGGGGGGTTCTTCGCTGGCGGTTACTGACAAGGCCCATATCCAGACAGCAGGCGGTAGTTATGGCGCAGATGCGGTTGTTGTCCGTTCAGACGAGAGAGGGACGCCCAATAACGTTGACCTTGATAGCGAGATGGCTGAGCTCGCTATAAACAATATCCGGTTCCAGGAGACCGTACAGTCCTTGATTAAACAGTTTGAAATGTTAAAGACAGCTATTACTGAAGGAGGCAAGGTATGA